TCGCGAAGAATATACCCAAGCTGAATTTGACCAAATTGGGGAAAAAATTCGGGAAACCTTAGAACCTTTAGTGGTTTCCCTGCGCGATCAAGGGAAAGCGATGCGAATTGGGGTCAATCATGGCTCGCTTGCAGAAAGAATGCTTTTCACTTATGGCGATACCCCAGAAGGGATGGTGGAATCGGCACTAGAATTTATTAAGATTTGTGAATCCTTAAACTTCTACAACTTGATTATTTCTCTCAAAGCCTCACGAGTGCCAGTTATGCTTGCCGCTTACCGCCTCATGGTAAAGCGGATGGATGAATTAGGAATGGACTATCCCCTTCACCTTGGTGTAACCGAAGCGGGTGATGGCGAATATGGGCGTATTAAGTCCACTGCTGGTATTGCTACTCTCTTGGCACAAGGCATTGGCGACACCATTCGTGTATCTCTCACGGAAGCCCCAGAAAAAGAAATTCCTGTTTGCTATAGTATTCTGCAATCCTTGGGCTTACGGAAAACCATGGTTGAGTATGTGGCTTGTCCTTCCTGTGGTCGTACTCTCTTTAATTTAGAAGAGGTATTAGAAAAAGTTCGTGCAGCTACCAGTCATCTCAAAGGCTTAGACATTGCCGTTATGGGCTGTATTGTCAATGGACCTGGGGAAATGGCTGATGCTGACTATGGCTATGTGGGTAAGCAAGCGGGCTATATTGCCCTCTATCGCGGACGAGAGGAAATCAAGCGCGTTCCTGAAGAAAGAGGAGTAGAAGAGTTGATTAATCTCATTAAAGAGGATGGACTCTGGGTTGATCCAGAATAGGTTCAATGAGAGTTTTGCTCCTTTGATTGAATGGGGGTTGTATTCCGAAATGGATTCCGTCTAACAGTAGCAATTGCCTGTTGAACTGCCATTTTGATATCCTTTTCATGGGTATCTTTAGCAATTTGGGTTTGATAGGCAATTCCTTCTTCACTTGATGCGTATAAGGGCGGAACTTGATTTAAAGCAAAAGTAATCACATCCAGTTTTCGCACATCCTTGGTAATGCTAGGAGGATAGGCTTTCATCTGGCGATTGGTTTCCTCTGCTACTAATTTTTCCATAACGTTAATTTTAATTCCTTCTTCTTCAGGTTGGGATTGTCTGCCAACGTGTTTACGCCATCCTGAAAGGGGAGTGCTTAGAGTTCGAGGAGAAGAAGACTGAAATTGACTAACTTCTCCTAAAGTTTCATGACTCGTATGGTAGTCAGAGGTTTTGCTATTCAATTGACTTTGATTCCAAGATAAGGGTTCTGTTTGGGCTTTTTGTACTGATTGCCACAAGTCAGGAACTTCTTTAAATGAAATCAATCCTTGGTTCAAGTAGCGGTGGAGGGTACGCATGATACTGAGAACAGGTTTTTCATTTTCAATGGCGAGATCCCGCAGAGTTTTTTCGTCTTTCTCAATTGCAGAAAGGTAGTTGGCTAAAGAATACAGTTTTTTAGCTTGTAATTCTTCTTGATTCACGATAATTCCTAAATTGGGGGAGTATTTAGTAAACCCTGAGATTACCCACTTTTGCCATAATTGAAATGTCTGTTTTTGAGCTTCTTCTGCTGAACAAGTGGCAGTCCGTAAGAGGAGATCCTTCCGACAAGGACTTGCCTCCTGTTTTTTGAACATTTGGACTTGACTGATGTTATTAGATGGTAGTTGAGCAAGACTGTACACAATATCAAAGAGAATTTCTATGATAGTACCTTGAACAATACTTTGAGCTTGATCAGGTGTGATCTGTTTGTCGTGCGTAAAAATAGCAAGAGCAAAATAATCCCAACACTCGTGGGAAGATGATAATAATTCTTTTGTGGTCATTCCTTGAGGAATTGCAATTTCACAACCACAGATTTCTAGTTGTCGAAGCCAACGTCGCACCGGGTGAATTCCGCCCTTTGCCCAAATAATTGAGCCACTGTTGAAATAAATTCCCCAATAGGCAGTATTATCAATTTTAATGTTTAACCGTCCTGTAAATTGAGTTTGGGCATACTTATTCAGTTTTAGAAATAAATGGCGGTAGTTTAGGGATTGATTCTCACTCATTATTTAGGATTTAGGAGGATAGCTAATTATGCAAAAATAACTACGTACAATTCAAGAGTAACTAATTATTAGTGATTAATCTTGATACTACTGATCTCTAATTTTAGTATAACCTGTGATTAAAATCAAATTCACAGTCAAGTTGTATAGATGATATTACTTAACTTACTATGGCTTCTTCTACCCAGAAATTAAAAACAATTACGAAACTAGCTTATGGGGCTGGGGATTTAGGACCAGCCATGACTGCCAATATTTTGGTTTTTTTCCTGATGTTCTTTTTTACACAAGTAGCAGGATTACCACCGGGGTTGGCAGGAAGTATTTTAATGATTGGTCGTATTAGTGATGCGATTAATGATCCCATTATTGGGGTGCTCAGCGATCGCGCTAATACTCGTTGGGGAAGGCGACTTCCTTGGATGTTTTTCGGTGCAATTCCTTTTGCCCTCATTTTTATTTTATTATGGCTTGTTCCTGAATTTTCTGAGAATGAAACGCTTAATAATTGGTTACTATTTAGCTATTATGTTGTGATTGCAATTTTATTCCATATTGCTTACACCGTTGTTAATTTACCTTATATTGCCC
This window of the Euhalothece natronophila Z-M001 genome carries:
- the ispG gene encoding (E)-4-hydroxy-3-methylbut-2-enyl-diphosphate synthase — protein: MQTLSNPQLTSPESNSELDTTIHRRKTRPVPVGNVTIGGGHPVVVQSMINEDTLDIEGSVNGIRRLHEEGSEIVRVTVPSMAHAKALAQIKTRLQETYQDVPLVADVHHNGMKIALEVAKHVDKVRVNPGLYVFEKPKSDREEYTQAEFDQIGEKIRETLEPLVVSLRDQGKAMRIGVNHGSLAERMLFTYGDTPEGMVESALEFIKICESLNFYNLIISLKASRVPVMLAAYRLMVKRMDELGMDYPLHLGVTEAGDGEYGRIKSTAGIATLLAQGIGDTIRVSLTEAPEKEIPVCYSILQSLGLRKTMVEYVACPSCGRTLFNLEEVLEKVRAATSHLKGLDIAVMGCIVNGPGEMADADYGYVGKQAGYIALYRGREEIKRVPEERGVEELINLIKEDGLWVDPE
- a CDS encoding late competence development ComFB family protein, which codes for MSENQSLNYRHLFLKLNKYAQTQFTGRLNIKIDNTAYWGIYFNSGSIIWAKGGIHPVRRWLRQLEICGCEIAIPQGMTTKELLSSSHECWDYFALAIFTHDKQITPDQAQSIVQGTIIEILFDIVYSLAQLPSNNISQVQMFKKQEASPCRKDLLLRTATCSAEEAQKQTFQLWQKWVISGFTKYSPNLGIIVNQEELQAKKLYSLANYLSAIEKDEKTLRDLAIENEKPVLSIMRTLHRYLNQGLISFKEVPDLWQSVQKAQTEPLSWNQSQLNSKTSDYHTSHETLGEVSQFQSSSPRTLSTPLSGWRKHVGRQSQPEEEGIKINVMEKLVAEETNRQMKAYPPSITKDVRKLDVITFALNQVPPLYASSEEGIAYQTQIAKDTHEKDIKMAVQQAIATVRRNPFRNTTPIQSKEQNSH